One genomic region from Argentina anserina chromosome 2, drPotAnse1.1, whole genome shotgun sequence encodes:
- the LOC126783753 gene encoding DNA-directed RNA polymerases II and V subunit 6B-like isoform X2 translates to MADDDYNEMDIGYEDEPAEPEIEEGAEEEDVDNNDDIAGDAIETDDKEEQVPVERPRKTSKFMTKYERARILGTRAVQISMNAPVMVELEGETDPLEIAMKELRERKIPFTIRRYLPDGSYEDWGVDELIVEDSWKRQVGGN, encoded by the exons ATGGCTGATGATGATTACAATGAGATGGATAttgg ATATGAGGATGAGCCTGCAGAGCCAGAAATAGAA GAAGGTgcagaggaggaagatgtggATAACAATGATGATATTGCTGGAGATGCCATTGAAACTGATGACAAGGAAGAACAAGTACCTGTGGAACGGCCTCGCAAGACATCAAAATTTATGACCAAATATGAACGCGCTCGAATCTTGGGTACCCGTGCTGTGCAGATTAG CATGAATGCCCCTGTCATGGTTGAGTTGGAGGGTGAGACCGATCCACTTGAG ATTGCTATGAAGGAGCTTCGTGAGCGGAAGATACCCTTTACCATCCGCCGCTACCTGCCTGATGGAAG TTATGAAGACTGGGGAGTTGATGAGCTGATTGTGGAAGATTCCTGGAAGAGGCAG
- the LOC126783753 gene encoding DNA-directed RNA polymerases II and V subunit 6B-like isoform X1 has translation MADDDYNEMDIGYEDEPAEPEIEEGAEEEDVDNNDDIAGDAIETDDKEEQVPVERPRKTSKFMTKYERARILGTRAVQISMNAPVMVELEGETDPLEIAMKELRERKIPFTIRRYLPDGSYEDWGVDELIVEDSWKRQVGGN, from the exons ATGGCTGATGATGATTACAATGAGATGGATAttgg ATATGAGGATGAGCCTGCAGAGCCAGAAATAGAA GAAGGTgcagaggaggaagatgtggATAACAATGATGATATTGCTGGAGATGCCATTGAAACTGATGACAAGGAAGAACAAGTACCTGTGGAACGGCCTCGCAAGACATCAAAATTTATGACCAAATATGAACGCGCTCGAATCTTGGGTACCCGTGCTGTGCAGATTAG CATGAATGCCCCTGTCATGGTTGAGTTGGAGGGTGAGACCGATCCACTTGAG ATTGCTATGAAGGAGCTTCGTGAGCGGAAGATACCCTTTACCATCCGCCGCTACCTGCCTGATGGAAG TTATGAAGACTGGGGAGTTGATGAGCTGATTGTGGAAGATTCCTGGAAGAGGCAGGTGGGAGGTAACTGA
- the LOC126783753 gene encoding DNA-directed RNA polymerases II and V subunit 6B-like isoform X3 yields the protein MADDDYNEMDIGYEDEPAEPEIEEGAEEEDVDNNDDIAGDAIETDDKEEQVPVERPRKTSKFMTKYERARILGTRAVQISMNAPVMVELEGETDPLEIAMKELRERKIPFTIRRYLPDGSYEDWGWS from the exons ATGGCTGATGATGATTACAATGAGATGGATAttgg ATATGAGGATGAGCCTGCAGAGCCAGAAATAGAA GAAGGTgcagaggaggaagatgtggATAACAATGATGATATTGCTGGAGATGCCATTGAAACTGATGACAAGGAAGAACAAGTACCTGTGGAACGGCCTCGCAAGACATCAAAATTTATGACCAAATATGAACGCGCTCGAATCTTGGGTACCCGTGCTGTGCAGATTAG CATGAATGCCCCTGTCATGGTTGAGTTGGAGGGTGAGACCGATCCACTTGAG ATTGCTATGAAGGAGCTTCGTGAGCGGAAGATACCCTTTACCATCCGCCGCTACCTGCCTGATGGAAG